Proteins from one Mycoplasma sp. Pen4 genomic window:
- a CDS encoding MSC_0618 family F1-like ATPase beta subunit, producing MNGTGRITKIWTDVVEINFDSKSLPKMNNVLISETKDSKFLVKKIVDERTVYAIIIASTEKIAIDQIVFDTGSSFMVPIGQAAKNNIFDVMGTSLNNPTHPQIKVEMDSTIIQNTDYSSEPVLMQTGIKAIDFFIPILKGSKVGIFGGAGVGKTVVMKEMIFNLSKREKKTSSIFIGAGERSREGVELYNDLKVSNLMKDSIMYISKMNESAGARMSIVPVGITAAEYLRDKEKENVLLFIDNIFRFLQAGNEISASLDKKPSLGGYQATLNTDISAIENRLFSNENGSITSFQTVFLPMDDLSDPSAVAVFNHLNSSLVLSREITAKNIYPAFDPLASSSSTVDPKIIGERHYNAILQVKKILQRHKELEDVILILGVDELDDESKNVVKKALQLQNFFSQYFHTTEHFTQEKGVFVPLEDTVESVERIVNDEFIDVPPYKFLYIGSVNDLKID from the coding sequence ATGAACGGAACAGGTAGAATTACTAAAATTTGAACTGATGTTGTAGAAATTAACTTCGATTCAAAATCATTACCAAAAATGAATAACGTTTTAATTTCTGAAACAAAAGATTCAAAATTCCTAGTTAAAAAGATTGTTGATGAAAGAACTGTTTATGCAATCATCATTGCTTCAACAGAAAAAATCGCAATTGATCAAATCGTTTTTGATACTGGTTCATCATTTATGGTTCCAATTGGTCAAGCAGCTAAAAATAACATTTTTGATGTTATGGGAACTTCATTAAACAATCCAACTCACCCACAAATTAAGGTTGAAATGGATTCAACGATTATTCAAAATACAGATTACTCTTCTGAACCAGTTCTTATGCAAACAGGAATTAAAGCAATTGACTTCTTTATTCCAATTCTTAAAGGTTCAAAAGTTGGGATTTTTGGTGGAGCCGGAGTTGGAAAAACTGTGGTTATGAAAGAAATGATCTTCAACTTATCAAAACGTGAAAAGAAAACATCATCAATCTTCATTGGTGCTGGAGAACGTTCTCGTGAAGGGGTTGAATTATATAATGATCTTAAAGTTTCTAACTTAATGAAAGATTCAATTATGTACATTTCAAAAATGAATGAAAGTGCTGGAGCTAGAATGAGTATTGTTCCTGTTGGAATTACTGCAGCTGAGTACTTAAGAGATAAAGAAAAAGAAAATGTTCTTTTATTCATCGATAACATTTTCCGTTTCCTTCAAGCTGGAAATGAGATTTCTGCTTCACTCGATAAAAAACCATCTCTTGGTGGATATCAAGCAACTTTAAACACAGATATTTCTGCAATTGAAAACCGTTTATTCAGTAATGAAAATGGTTCAATTACATCATTCCAAACAGTTTTCTTACCAATGGATGATTTATCAGATCCATCTGCTGTTGCAGTATTTAACCACTTAAACTCATCACTTGTTTTATCTCGTGAAATTACAGCTAAAAATATTTATCCTGCTTTTGATCCACTTGCATCTTCTTCATCAACTGTTGATCCAAAGATCATTGGTGAACGTCACTATAATGCAATCCTACAAGTTAAAAAGATTCTTCAAAGACACAAAGAACTTGAAGATGTTATCTTAATCCTTGGGGTTGATGAATTAGATGATGAATCTAAAAATGTTGTTAAAAAAGCTTTACAACTTCAAAACTTCTTCTCACAATACTTCCACACAACAGAACACTTTACACAAGAAAAAGGAGTTTTTGTACCATTAGAAGACACAGTTGAATCAGTTGAAAGAATTGTTAATGATGAATTTATTGATGTTCCACCATACAAATTCTTATACATTGGTTCAGTAAACGATCTTAAGATTGATTAA